Proteins from a genomic interval of Cognatishimia sp. WU-CL00825:
- the dusA gene encoding tRNA dihydrouridine(20/20a) synthase DusA, whose product MSAEKKQKIRQSARLSVAPMMDWTDRHCRYFHRILSQQTLLYTEMVTAPALVRGGALHLLKYAPQEHPIALQLGGSDPRELALATRLGAEAGYDEINLNVGCPSDRVQSGTFGAVLMKQPNLVADCVAAMQAETDVEVTVKCRLGVDDQDPSVVLPDFLEKVSAAGITRFTLHARKAWLQGLSPKENRDIPPLDYSLVHQMKADFPHLHLSINGGITTLDEALPHLAAGLDGVMIGRAAYHTPAEVLLQADQKVFGKKRLLTAEAAVQQMLPYIEAHVSAGGKLGQVTRHMLGLFTGRPGARGWRRMLSEGASKRGAGPELVLDALAHLAQSATDYADHQAAQ is encoded by the coding sequence ATGTCTGCAGAGAAAAAACAAAAAATCCGTCAAAGTGCCCGACTATCTGTGGCACCCATGATGGATTGGACGGACCGGCATTGCCGCTATTTTCACCGGATCCTTTCACAGCAAACCTTGCTTTATACCGAAATGGTCACAGCGCCTGCTCTGGTGCGGGGCGGGGCCTTGCATTTGTTGAAATATGCGCCGCAGGAGCATCCGATTGCCTTGCAGTTGGGCGGATCTGACCCGCGGGAATTGGCTTTGGCCACACGGCTGGGCGCAGAGGCGGGCTATGACGAGATCAATCTGAATGTGGGTTGTCCGTCTGACCGGGTGCAATCTGGTACTTTTGGGGCGGTCTTGATGAAGCAACCCAATTTGGTGGCCGATTGCGTGGCTGCCATGCAGGCTGAAACCGACGTAGAGGTGACGGTTAAATGTCGGTTGGGTGTGGACGATCAGGACCCAAGTGTGGTTTTGCCTGATTTTCTGGAAAAAGTGTCGGCGGCGGGCATCACCCGGTTTACACTGCATGCCCGCAAAGCCTGGTTGCAGGGGCTGTCGCCAAAGGAAAACCGCGACATTCCCCCGCTGGACTATAGTTTGGTACATCAGATGAAGGCGGACTTCCCGCATCTGCATCTGTCGATCAATGGCGGCATTACCACTTTGGACGAGGCCCTGCCGCATCTGGCGGCTGGTTTGGACGGGGTGATGATTGGCCGTGCTGCCTATCACACGCCAGCAGAGGTTTTGTTGCAGGCGGACCAAAAGGTCTTTGGCAAAAAGCGCCTGTTGACGGCCGAGGCTGCGGTGCAGCAGATGTTGCCTTATATCGAGGCACATGTAAGCGCTGGCGGAAAGTTGGGGCAGGTGACGCGGCATATGCTGGGCCTGTTTACTGGACGGCCCGGCGCACGGGGGTGGCGGCGTATGTTGTCAGAAGGGGCCAGCAAACGCGGGGCTGGGCCCGAGCTTGTGCTGGACGCGCTGGCACATCTTGCGCAGTCTGCAACTGACTATGCGGACCATCAGGCCGCTCAATAG
- a CDS encoding sulfite exporter TauE/SafE family protein — protein MPDLSLLLPMAALLLVIGALAGVLAGLLGVGGGIVLVPAFFYAFQTLGYEGPQLMQMCLATSLATIIVTSMRSVLSHNKKGAVDWAILRGWAPGIAVGAIIGVAVVSNLRSTTLQAVFGVLGIVIGLYMGFGKAHWRLGPEMPKGAGRILTSPAVGFLSVLMGIGGGSFGVPLMSLFNVPIHRAVATAAGFGVIIAVPGVIGFLMLPIDASMRPPLTIGAVNLPAFAIVIMMTLITAPWGVKLAHAMDPKPLKRVFAVFLVLVAVNMLRAALGL, from the coding sequence ATGCCAGATTTGTCGTTATTGTTGCCGATGGCGGCCTTGTTGCTAGTGATTGGGGCGCTGGCTGGCGTTCTGGCCGGGCTTTTGGGGGTCGGAGGCGGAATCGTTTTAGTACCTGCTTTTTTCTATGCGTTCCAAACGCTTGGATATGAAGGCCCGCAATTGATGCAGATGTGTTTGGCGACCTCGCTGGCAACAATCATTGTCACTTCGATGCGGTCTGTGCTGAGCCACAATAAAAAGGGTGCCGTAGACTGGGCGATCTTGCGGGGTTGGGCACCGGGCATCGCTGTGGGGGCAATCATTGGCGTGGCCGTGGTGTCAAATCTGCGATCGACAACTTTGCAAGCGGTGTTTGGCGTGCTGGGAATTGTGATTGGCTTGTATATGGGCTTTGGGAAGGCGCATTGGAGGCTTGGGCCTGAAATGCCCAAGGGGGCCGGGCGCATCCTGACCAGCCCAGCGGTGGGCTTTTTGTCGGTTTTGATGGGCATTGGCGGCGGCAGTTTTGGCGTACCGTTGATGAGCTTGTTTAACGTGCCGATCCACCGGGCGGTGGCGACGGCGGCGGGATTTGGCGTCATTATTGCGGTGCCCGGCGTTATTGGGTTTTTGATGCTACCTATTGATGCTTCGATGCGGCCGCCGTTGACGATTGGCGCGGTCAATCTGCCGGCCTTTGCAATTGTTATCATGATGACCCTGATCACGGCCCCATGGGGGGTTAAATTGGCGCATGCGATGGACCCAAAGCCGCTAAAGAGGGTCTTTGCTGTATTCTTGGTCCTTGTGGCGGTGAACATGCTGCGCGCGGCTTTGGGATTGTAG